A single genomic interval of uncultured Desulfobacter sp. harbors:
- a CDS encoding radical SAM protein, which produces MKTDPPHILCVNPWVHDFAAFDFWARPLGLFTIAAILRQNRVRVSFLDCMNRFHPRKTNHVKVYWDGRGPFDKTPIPLPQELNAHLGHISKKFTRYGALKEWIEQDLMAMDRPDLILVTSLMTYWATGVAETIALIKNIFPGVPVVLGGIYASLCETHARKYSGADHVVTGPAEPILSDLVETYTGFTLNHIPDPADLDTTPFAALDLQDTMAYAPILTSRGCPFSCEYCASSFLEPRFRRRSPEHVFQEICHWHNNFQVKNFAFYDDALLIQPEKYAFPLLERIIDAKMDIFFHTPNAVHIKEISAKAADLMFKANFKTIRLGLETADFSSHRHDIKVKRNEFLMAVDHLRTAGFAKDQLGAYLLCGLPGQNLDEVEGSITLVKGLGLTPVLAYYTPIPHTPMWTDAVKNARFDIAAHPALTNNSLFPCVRSQQDLERISQLKKMVK; this is translated from the coding sequence TTGAAAACTGATCCGCCCCATATTCTTTGCGTCAACCCCTGGGTCCATGATTTTGCGGCCTTTGATTTCTGGGCCCGGCCCTTGGGTCTTTTCACCATTGCCGCCATCCTGCGGCAGAACCGCGTGCGGGTCTCATTTCTGGACTGCATGAATCGGTTTCACCCCCGGAAAACAAATCATGTCAAGGTGTATTGGGACGGCAGAGGCCCCTTTGACAAAACCCCGATTCCTTTACCTCAGGAGCTTAACGCCCATCTGGGGCACATCAGTAAAAAATTCACCCGGTACGGGGCGTTAAAGGAGTGGATTGAACAGGATCTTATGGCAATGGATCGGCCTGACCTGATTCTGGTCACATCACTCATGACCTATTGGGCCACGGGTGTGGCTGAAACCATTGCCCTGATTAAAAATATTTTTCCCGGTGTGCCCGTGGTGTTGGGCGGTATTTACGCAAGCCTTTGTGAAACCCATGCCCGGAAATATTCCGGGGCGGACCATGTCGTCACCGGCCCGGCCGAACCCATTCTTTCAGATCTGGTTGAAACGTACACCGGATTTACCCTGAATCACATACCGGACCCGGCAGATCTTGATACCACGCCTTTTGCCGCCCTGGATCTCCAGGACACCATGGCCTATGCCCCGATTCTCACCTCCCGGGGGTGTCCCTTTTCCTGCGAATACTGTGCGTCGTCCTTTCTTGAACCTCGGTTTCGGCGGCGTTCCCCTGAACATGTGTTTCAGGAGATTTGCCATTGGCACAACAATTTTCAGGTGAAAAATTTTGCCTTTTACGATGATGCGCTTCTGATACAGCCTGAAAAATACGCATTCCCCCTGCTGGAACGCATTATTGATGCAAAAATGGACATTTTTTTTCATACCCCGAATGCCGTACACATCAAAGAGATTTCGGCAAAAGCAGCGGATCTGATGTTCAAGGCAAACTTTAAAACCATCCGCTTAGGGCTTGAAACCGCAGATTTTTCAAGCCATCGCCACGACATTAAGGTGAAACGGAATGAATTTCTTATGGCCGTGGATCACCTGCGCACCGCAGGATTTGCAAAGGATCAGCTGGGCGCCTACCTTTTATGCGGACTGCCCGGCCAGAACCTTGATGAGGTGGAAGGGTCCATCACCCTGGTGAAAGGCTTAGGGCTAACCCCGGTTTTAGCCTATTACACCCCCATTCCCCATACCCCCATGTGGACGGATGCCGTCAAAAATGCCCGTTTTGATATCGCGGCCCATCCGGCACTGACCAATAACAGCCTGTTCCCCTGTGTGCGCTCGCAACAGGATTTGGAGCGCATTTCTCAATTGAAAAAAATGGTGAAATAA
- a CDS encoding Lrp/AsnC family transcriptional regulator, whose product MTTSLTDLEKKVISLLQTDIPVCKRPYLVMAEQIGISEEKFLEILSGLNDKNMIRRFGATLKHQKSGFKANAMVAWKVPEERVEEVGSIMASFREVTHCYRRNPAPGWDKNLYTMVHGASEDECFAIAAKLSESTGEKNYHLLFSRRELKKTSMQYFEN is encoded by the coding sequence ATGACAACATCCCTCACAGACCTGGAAAAAAAAGTAATTTCATTGCTGCAGACCGATATTCCGGTCTGCAAACGCCCCTATCTTGTCATGGCAGAACAGATTGGCATTTCAGAGGAAAAATTCCTTGAAATTTTGTCCGGTCTCAATGACAAAAATATGATCAGGCGGTTTGGTGCCACACTCAAACATCAGAAATCAGGATTTAAGGCCAATGCCATGGTGGCCTGGAAAGTGCCTGAGGAGCGGGTGGAAGAGGTGGGCAGTATCATGGCATCCTTTCGTGAGGTCACCCATTGCTATCGGAGAAATCCTGCGCCTGGGTGGGATAAGAATCTATACACCATGGTTCACGGGGCTTCCGAAGACGAATGCTTTGCCATTGCTGCAAAACTTTCCGAATCCACAGGTGAAAAAAATTATCACCTGCTGTTTTCCCGCCGGGAGCTGAAAAAAACCTCCATGCAGTATTTTGAAAACTGA
- the mtnA gene encoding S-methyl-5-thioribose-1-phosphate isomerase, with the protein MNVDGKQMRPIWFDNESKTVKVIDQRRLPHELIVQDLTTNDLVIHAIKDMYVRGAPLIGATGALGVYVILVQKDNQGADDTWFKRECARLRDARPTATNLAWGVDRVMEKALNASGYDARVTAALTEALGIVEEEAVNCQKIGEFGLSIIKEIAEKKNGQPVNILTHCNAGWLACIEYGTATAPMYTAFDAGIDIHVWVDETRPLNQGSRLTAWELGKHGIRHTVITDNAGGHLMQHGMVDLVLVGTDRTTRAGDVANKIGTYLKALAARDNHVPFYVALPSSTFDWTITDGVKDIPIEERDPDEIKYVQGFFDGKISSVLVPPENSPAANHAFDVTPARLVTGFITERGICGAGEDEIMALFPDKKIDTRSSSF; encoded by the coding sequence ATGAATGTGGATGGAAAACAGATGCGGCCCATCTGGTTTGATAATGAGTCAAAAACCGTCAAGGTCATAGACCAAAGGCGCCTGCCCCATGAACTGATTGTTCAAGACCTGACAACCAATGATCTGGTCATTCATGCCATCAAGGATATGTATGTCAGAGGCGCCCCGTTGATCGGTGCCACAGGGGCCTTGGGTGTCTATGTCATCCTGGTGCAGAAGGATAACCAGGGTGCGGATGATACATGGTTTAAGCGTGAGTGCGCACGCCTTCGTGATGCCCGGCCTACTGCCACCAATCTGGCCTGGGGCGTGGACCGGGTCATGGAAAAAGCCCTCAATGCGTCCGGATATGATGCCCGGGTGACGGCAGCCTTGACGGAAGCCTTGGGCATTGTGGAAGAAGAGGCGGTGAATTGCCAAAAAATCGGTGAATTTGGTCTGTCCATCATCAAAGAGATTGCTGAAAAGAAAAACGGTCAGCCCGTAAATATTTTAACCCACTGCAATGCAGGGTGGCTTGCCTGCATTGAGTACGGCACGGCCACAGCGCCCATGTACACCGCCTTTGATGCAGGCATTGACATTCATGTCTGGGTGGATGAAACACGGCCCTTGAACCAGGGATCGCGCCTCACCGCCTGGGAGCTTGGTAAACATGGCATCCGTCATACCGTGATCACGGATAACGCCGGGGGCCATCTCATGCAGCACGGCATGGTGGATCTGGTTCTTGTCGGCACGGATCGCACTACCCGGGCCGGCGATGTGGCCAACAAAATCGGCACCTATCTCAAGGCGCTGGCTGCCCGGGACAACCATGTGCCCTTTTATGTGGCGCTGCCCTCATCCACCTTTGACTGGACCATCACCGATGGTGTAAAAGATATTCCCATTGAAGAGCGGGACCCGGACGAGATTAAATATGTGCAAGGTTTTTTTGATGGAAAAATTTCATCTGTTCTGGTGCCCCCGGAAAATAGTCCGGCCGCCAACCACGCATTTGACGTGACCCCGGCCCGCCTTGTAACCGGATTCATCACCGAACGCGGCATCTGCGGTGCCGGTGAAGATGAAATTATGGCATTGTTCCCAGATAAAAAAATTGATACTCGATCATCAAGTTTTTAG
- the trpA gene encoding tryptophan synthase subunit alpha, translated as MTETKTQAPAPAFLETYIREQRKKKDILLMTHIVMGYPSFEASFEIVRQMVDAGVDLMELQIPFSEPMADGPVILKANQAALDSGATVEQCFDFAQKVSDSFDIPFLFMTYGNILYKYGMDAFAARMSEIGVKGAIVPDLPPEEANDYLSAMNKHDLSAVFIFSPETSDQRMKMIDTHATGFIYCLARKGVTGKETQFSSDMGSYLARCRKSTRLPTAVGFGVKEKADIDFLVGKADIAVVGSQTIREVEQKGVDATGPFIRSLTE; from the coding sequence ATGACTGAAACTAAAACCCAGGCACCTGCCCCCGCCTTTCTGGAAACCTATATCCGGGAACAGCGAAAGAAAAAAGATATTTTGTTGATGACCCATATTGTCATGGGCTACCCTTCCTTTGAGGCCTCCTTTGAAATAGTCCGGCAGATGGTGGACGCAGGCGTAGACTTAATGGAGCTGCAGATTCCGTTTTCAGAACCCATGGCAGACGGGCCGGTGATTCTCAAAGCCAACCAGGCCGCCCTTGACAGCGGTGCCACCGTGGAACAATGTTTTGATTTTGCCCAAAAAGTGTCAGACAGCTTTGACATTCCGTTTTTGTTCATGACCTATGGCAATATCCTTTATAAATATGGCATGGATGCCTTTGCCGCCCGCATGTCGGAAATCGGGGTTAAAGGCGCCATTGTCCCGGATCTTCCCCCGGAAGAGGCGAATGACTATCTGTCAGCCATGAATAAACATGATCTGTCAGCCGTGTTCATTTTTTCTCCGGAAACCTCGGACCAGCGTATGAAGATGATCGATACCCATGCTACAGGCTTTATTTACTGTCTGGCAAGAAAAGGGGTGACCGGAAAAGAAACCCAGTTCTCATCTGACATGGGCAGTTACCTGGCAAGGTGCCGAAAGTCAACCCGGCTGCCTACGGCCGTGGGATTCGGGGTAAAGGAAAAAGCAGACATTGATTTTCTTGTGGGCAAAGCCGACATTGCCGTGGTGGGTTCCCAAACCATCCGGGAGGTGGAGCAAAAAGGGGTGGATGCCACAGGCCCGTTTATTCGCAGTTTGACAGAATAA
- the trpB gene encoding tryptophan synthase subunit beta, which translates to MKKRGYYGPFGGAFLPEILVATFEELNAQFRQAKEDKHFWEEYETLMATYSCRPTPLTYAENLTRHFGGAKIYIKREDLNHTGAHKANNVMGQGLLVKRMGKKRVIAETGAGQHGVATATMAAKFGFDCTIYMGEVDVLRQRPNVFWMEQLGATVVPVTDGTRILKDAINEAFRDWVTNMDTTHYVLGTACGPHPFPEMVSWFQSIIGKEARAQIMKAEGRLPTKVFACVGGGSNAMGLFQGFMDDPVELVGVEAGGEGIASGRHASRLCSEDASFGIAQGYKTYFLQNSDGQMKETHSISAGLDYVGVSPILANMHDQGKARFEYATDTEVVDALKLTMRMEGIIPALESCHAFAGAFKEVASMSTDDIIIINQSGRGDKDIFTVADAIGDPKWKEFICSKAGEYQND; encoded by the coding sequence ATGAAAAAACGCGGATATTACGGCCCCTTTGGCGGGGCATTTTTACCTGAAATTCTTGTGGCCACCTTTGAGGAGTTGAATGCCCAGTTCAGGCAGGCCAAAGAAGACAAGCATTTCTGGGAAGAATATGAAACCCTGATGGCAACATATTCCTGCCGTCCCACGCCGTTGACCTATGCCGAGAACCTTACCCGGCATTTTGGCGGGGCAAAAATTTATATTAAACGGGAAGATCTGAACCACACAGGCGCCCATAAGGCCAATAACGTTATGGGACAGGGGCTTTTAGTCAAAAGAATGGGTAAAAAACGGGTGATTGCCGAAACCGGCGCCGGCCAGCATGGGGTGGCCACGGCCACCATGGCGGCCAAGTTCGGATTTGACTGCACCATCTATATGGGTGAGGTGGATGTACTGCGCCAGCGGCCCAATGTGTTCTGGATGGAGCAGCTCGGCGCCACCGTGGTGCCGGTCACCGACGGCACCCGGATTCTCAAAGATGCCATCAACGAGGCGTTCAGGGACTGGGTCACAAATATGGACACCACCCACTATGTCCTGGGAACCGCCTGTGGACCCCACCCCTTCCCTGAAATGGTCTCCTGGTTCCAGTCGATTATTGGAAAGGAGGCCCGTGCCCAGATTATGAAAGCCGAAGGCCGGCTGCCGACCAAGGTGTTTGCCTGCGTGGGCGGCGGTTCCAATGCCATGGGGCTTTTCCAGGGATTCATGGATGATCCGGTTGAACTTGTGGGTGTGGAGGCCGGGGGCGAAGGTATTGCGTCGGGCCGTCACGCATCCCGGCTTTGCTCCGAAGATGCCAGTTTCGGCATCGCCCAGGGCTATAAAACCTATTTTCTGCAGAACAGTGACGGTCAGATGAAAGAGACCCACTCCATTTCCGCAGGTCTGGACTATGTCGGTGTTTCCCCCATTCTTGCTAATATGCACGATCAGGGTAAAGCCCGGTTTGAATATGCCACGGATACCGAGGTGGTGGACGCCTTGAAGCTGACCATGCGGATGGAAGGTATTATCCCGGCTTTGGAGTCTTGCCATGCCTTTGCAGGCGCCTTTAAGGAAGTTGCGAGCATGTCAACGGATGATATTATCATCATCAACCAGTCCGGCCGGGGAGATAAAGACATCTTTACCGTGGCCGATGCCATTGGCGATCCCAAATGGAAAGAATTTATCTGTTCTAAAGCTGGAGAATATCAAAATGACTGA
- the iscB gene encoding RNA-guided endonuclease IscB — MYRALNTDDGMLPQSRPLESRVADNRGAGRNGSGNRAAMQQSRGESSANAKTEPSPASAENGVSRVFVLDKRGKPLMPCHPARARKLLAKDSARVHQQFPFTIRLIDRIREESDVQPVHVKIDPGANTTGMAVVRVEQNVKVNHILHLSELTHRGYAVRKKMGQRANYRRRRRSNNLWYRKPRFDNRTRPKEWLPPSLRSRVDNVTSWVKKYQKICPVSGIVLERVRFDIQKLQNPEISGVEYQQGTLFGYEVREYLLERYGRKCVYCDGLSKDPVLEIEHFVPKNPAKGPNGTDRIKNLVIGCRTCNQAKNNYQPEQWAEVLGKSRKKIDKTRLCNLNRLFEGKRPSLAATAAVNATRNAIFFELRQLAPVECSTGGRTKYNRCRFNIPKTHCLDAACTGKTYAVTGWKQSVLLIKAMGRGSYQRTRVNAAGLPRGYLMRKKAVHDFATGDIVKADVPKGKKQGSYIGRVAVRKTGSFNIQTKTGTAQGISWRYCQIISRQNGYNLAIQNSSPT; from the coding sequence TTGTATAGAGCGCTAAACACCGACGACGGGATGCTTCCTCAGTCCCGTCCGCTTGAATCCCGGGTTGCAGACAACCGAGGGGCCGGACGAAACGGATCCGGGAATAGAGCCGCTATGCAACAGTCCCGAGGGGAGAGTTCTGCCAATGCCAAGACAGAACCGTCACCAGCATCAGCTGAGAACGGCGTAAGCCGTGTTTTTGTATTAGACAAGAGAGGTAAACCTTTAATGCCGTGTCATCCGGCCAGAGCAAGAAAACTTTTGGCTAAAGACAGTGCAAGGGTTCATCAGCAATTCCCATTTACCATCAGGCTCATTGATAGAATCCGGGAGGAGAGTGATGTCCAGCCTGTTCATGTTAAAATTGATCCCGGGGCCAATACAACCGGCATGGCAGTTGTACGGGTTGAACAGAATGTAAAGGTAAATCACATCCTTCATCTTTCCGAATTAACCCATAGAGGATATGCCGTTCGTAAGAAAATGGGACAAAGAGCGAACTATCGGAGAAGACGCAGGTCTAACAATTTGTGGTACCGAAAGCCCCGGTTCGATAACAGAACCCGGCCCAAAGAGTGGCTCCCGCCAAGCCTGCGGTCCCGGGTGGATAATGTCACATCCTGGGTAAAAAAATATCAAAAAATTTGCCCCGTTTCCGGCATTGTTTTGGAACGGGTGAGGTTTGATATTCAGAAGCTTCAAAATCCGGAGATTTCAGGTGTCGAGTATCAGCAAGGAACTTTATTTGGATATGAGGTTAGAGAATATCTACTTGAACGATATGGCCGCAAATGTGTTTATTGTGACGGTTTAAGCAAAGATCCGGTTCTTGAGATTGAGCATTTTGTACCAAAGAATCCTGCAAAGGGTCCCAATGGCACAGATCGTATTAAAAATTTGGTTATCGGTTGTAGGACCTGCAATCAAGCCAAGAACAATTACCAGCCGGAACAGTGGGCTGAGGTTTTGGGTAAAAGTCGAAAAAAGATTGATAAAACAAGGCTATGCAACCTTAACCGGCTATTTGAAGGAAAGCGTCCTTCTTTGGCCGCAACCGCAGCGGTAAATGCCACCAGGAATGCCATTTTTTTTGAGTTAAGGCAATTGGCGCCAGTGGAATGCTCAACCGGTGGCAGGACCAAATATAACCGGTGTCGGTTCAATATCCCCAAAACGCATTGCCTGGATGCAGCTTGTACCGGCAAAACATACGCAGTTACCGGCTGGAAACAAAGTGTCCTCTTGATCAAAGCCATGGGCCGGGGCAGCTACCAAAGAACAAGAGTCAATGCTGCCGGTTTGCCCCGGGGTTATTTAATGCGGAAAAAGGCTGTGCATGATTTTGCCACCGGAGACATCGTAAAAGCTGACGTCCCAAAAGGCAAAAAGCAAGGGAGTTATATTGGAAGGGTTGCTGTTCGAAAAACCGGTAGCTTTAATATTCAAACAAAAACAGGAACAGCCCAGGGTATTTCCTGGCGTTATTGCCAAATCATATCCCGTCAAAACGGGTATAATTTAGCAATCCAAAATTCCTCCCCGACCTGA
- a CDS encoding GntR family transcriptional regulator, which translates to MLNPDSPIPLYHQICEQLQSRIREGVYSPGHMIPSETELAKSYGVGRPTVRQAMDILVQRGLIQRKRGSGTFVKEPSPQIDLFSLAGTSQAFSTKGVPTQKRVIVPLKKKVVTGDVANPFHGKPAFVMSRLTVARDEPVLLEDIFLDPDLFAGIDDMDLGDKSLSRVVSERFYLTPSDGNQQFQVETLNEQRASLLGMSPLDPILVVRRLLNFPKAPGAVYSVLFCRTDRFAFTQTIKNQI; encoded by the coding sequence ATGCTGAATCCTGACTCCCCCATACCCTTGTATCACCAAATTTGTGAGCAGCTCCAGTCTCGTATCCGGGAGGGCGTTTACTCGCCCGGGCATATGATTCCGTCTGAAACGGAATTGGCAAAATCATATGGGGTGGGCCGTCCCACCGTGCGCCAGGCCATGGATATTTTGGTGCAACGGGGCCTGATCCAAAGAAAGCGGGGATCCGGAACTTTTGTGAAGGAACCTTCGCCGCAAATTGATCTGTTCTCCCTTGCCGGGACCTCCCAGGCATTTTCGACAAAGGGGGTTCCCACCCAAAAAAGAGTGATTGTGCCGTTGAAAAAAAAAGTTGTTACAGGCGATGTGGCAAATCCGTTTCATGGTAAACCCGCTTTTGTTATGTCCCGTTTGACCGTGGCCCGGGATGAACCCGTATTGCTGGAGGATATTTTTCTGGATCCGGATCTGTTTGCGGGTATTGACGATATGGATCTTGGGGATAAATCCTTGTCCCGGGTGGTGTCCGAGCGGTTTTACCTTACACCCTCCGACGGCAACCAGCAGTTCCAGGTGGAAACCTTGAATGAACAACGGGCATCCCTTTTGGGCATGTCGCCTTTAGATCCCATTCTGGTGGTCCGGCGGCTGTTAAATTTTCCCAAAGCGCCCGGCGCTGTTTATTCGGTTCTGTTCTGCCGCACGGATCGGTTTGCCTTTACCCAGACCATTAAAAACCAGATATAA
- a CDS encoding BCCT family transporter, with product MNAATFALLETLPLHQLTIVATIIAAFLFIVTSVVSAAFVLAMFTAGGDENPPTRLKVVWGMILGALGLVMIITDSVDAVRAIIALSANPFVFIITLMMVCLLVALKAEKE from the coding sequence ATCAACGCCGCCACCTTTGCCCTGCTGGAAACCCTTCCCCTGCATCAGCTCACTATTGTGGCCACAATTATTGCGGCGTTTCTTTTCATCGTCACCAGCGTGGTGAGCGCCGCCTTTGTCCTGGCCATGTTCACTGCCGGAGGCGACGAGAATCCGCCCACCCGCCTCAAGGTGGTCTGGGGGATGATCCTGGGTGCGCTGGGGCTGGTGATGATCATCACTGACAGCGTCGATGCCGTGCGGGCCATCATCGCCCTCAGTGCCAACCCGTTCGTTTTTATCATTACCCTCATGATGGTGTGCCTGTTAGTGGCCCTCAAGGCGGAAAAGGAATGA
- a CDS encoding BCCT family transporter, producing MTAMGMTAVVVVWGMADTPSLAMFANDTVSVLLKSRGWFVMLTVSFLLFSCFGLALSRYGGIRLGRDDDRPEFTTFTWLNMMFAAGMGVGLLFYGVAEPTLHYEFISKFNKSNVAMGQALSLTRFHWGLHAWAIYGVGGLVIAYFGFRLGRPKTISAPIYTVFGRGPVARVTGWWVDVMALYAIAIGLSGSIAMGGIPGTERTHAIMTILLHRQTSTPPPLPCWKPFPCISSLLWPQLLRRFFSSSPAW from the coding sequence ATGACCGCAATGGGGATGACCGCCGTGGTCGTCGTCTGGGGGATGGCGGACACTCCCAGCCTTGCTATGTTCGCCAACGACACCGTTTCCGTCCTGTTGAAAAGCCGCGGCTGGTTCGTGATGCTGACTGTGAGCTTTCTGCTTTTTTCCTGCTTCGGGCTGGCGCTTTCGCGGTATGGGGGCATTCGACTGGGCCGTGATGACGACCGTCCGGAGTTCACCACGTTCACCTGGCTGAACATGATGTTTGCCGCCGGTATGGGCGTGGGGCTCCTGTTCTACGGCGTTGCCGAGCCCACCCTCCATTACGAATTCATCAGTAAATTCAACAAATCCAATGTTGCCATGGGACAGGCTCTCAGCCTGACCAGATTCCACTGGGGGCTTCATGCATGGGCCATATACGGTGTCGGGGGGCTGGTGATCGCTTATTTTGGTTTTCGCCTGGGACGCCCCAAGACCATATCCGCACCCATTTACACGGTGTTCGGCAGGGGGCCGGTTGCCCGGGTGACCGGTTGGTGGGTGGATGTCATGGCGCTGTATGCCATCGCCATCGGCCTGTCGGGCTCCATTGCCATGGGGGGTATTCCAGGTACAGAGCGGACTCACGCCATTATGACCATACTGTTGCATCGACAGACATCAACGCCGCCACCTTTGCCCTGCTGGAAACCCTTCCCCTGCATCAGCTCACTATTGTGGCCACAATTATTGCGGCGTTTCTTTTCATCGTCACCAGCGTGGTGA
- a CDS encoding aspartate aminotransferase family protein: MTSMRKIHNYNGFSTESDDSIFNLEDNFGAHHYNRINLVVRCAKGCWLTDNKGNKYLDGLAAYSAANTGHHHPTITNALLNALTGNYASVLSNVVFTDPLGLFLSECAAFAPQLAPRFGSHGNKVLTKNGGVESVETAIKAIRYYGFKQKGIEDGKQEIIVFDRNFHGRTISVVSFSSNKKYKEGFGPLTPGFVSVPFGDLEATKKAVTPNTCGILVEPLQGEGGMNIPPKGFLKGLRELADEKDLFLVCDEIQVGLGRAGKRFCFEYEGIVPDGVILGKALSGGLLPLSVFMTNAKLMDMIFSKGSDGSTFGGYPLACVAGIAALKVFQEEKLDEQSAEKGVRLKKRIEEIGKRSPYVKEVRGLGLFIGIELKDNNAMEFCRKLMKERLVVNDSHGHTIRISPPLIINDEEMDFMVERLERVLVP; this comes from the coding sequence ATGACAAGTATGAGGAAAATACATAATTACAACGGGTTTTCCACGGAATCCGACGATTCAATATTTAATCTGGAAGACAATTTTGGCGCCCATCACTATAACAGGATAAACCTGGTGGTCAGATGCGCGAAAGGCTGCTGGCTCACCGACAATAAAGGAAACAAATACCTGGACGGTCTGGCCGCCTACTCGGCTGCCAATACGGGGCACCATCATCCCACCATCACCAATGCCCTGCTCAACGCACTCACCGGTAATTATGCATCGGTTCTCTCCAACGTGGTATTCACTGACCCTTTAGGACTTTTTCTTTCCGAATGTGCGGCATTTGCCCCCCAACTTGCCCCTAGATTCGGTTCGCACGGTAACAAGGTTCTGACCAAAAACGGTGGCGTAGAGTCCGTTGAAACGGCAATAAAAGCCATCCGCTACTATGGGTTTAAACAAAAGGGAATCGAAGACGGCAAGCAGGAAATCATTGTATTTGACCGCAATTTTCATGGCCGTACTATTTCCGTGGTCTCCTTTTCCTCCAACAAAAAATACAAGGAAGGGTTCGGGCCTTTAACACCGGGTTTTGTCTCTGTGCCCTTTGGGGATCTGGAAGCCACAAAAAAAGCGGTTACCCCCAACACCTGCGGTATTCTTGTGGAACCGCTGCAGGGAGAAGGCGGTATGAATATTCCGCCTAAAGGTTTCCTCAAAGGATTGAGGGAGCTGGCCGACGAAAAAGACTTGTTCCTGGTTTGTGATGAAATCCAGGTGGGCTTGGGCCGTGCCGGCAAGCGGTTCTGCTTTGAGTATGAAGGCATTGTGCCCGACGGCGTAATTTTGGGCAAGGCCCTTTCCGGCGGACTGCTTCCTTTATCCGTGTTCATGACCAACGCTAAACTCATGGATATGATTTTTTCCAAGGGGTCTGACGGTTCCACATTCGGTGGCTATCCCTTGGCCTGTGTGGCCGGTATCGCCGCCCTGAAGGTGTTCCAGGAGGAAAAGTTGGATGAACAGTCCGCTGAAAAGGGCGTACGTTTAAAAAAACGCATTGAAGAGATTGGCAAACGCTCTCCCTATGTCAAGGAGGTCCGGGGCCTGGGTCTTTTCATCGGTATTGAACTTAAAGACAACAATGCCATGGAGTTTTGCCGCAAACTGATGAAGGAAAGACTCGTTGTCAATGATAGCCACGGCCACACCATTCGTATTTCTCCGCCCCTGATCATCAATGACGAGGAGATGGATTTCATGGTGGAGCGGCTGGAACGGGTTCTGGTTCCTTGA